GTCGCGGCGCGGGCCTGGATGCCGGCCATCGAGGTGAGGGTCACGATGCCGATCGCGGCGATCATCGCGATGAGGACACCGAATGCGAGCGAGACGCGCGTGCTGACCTTGAGGTGCTGGAGCATGGTCTTTCCGGAGATCAGGTTCACCGACGGCGGAGCGGGAGTACGGTGCAGCGCCTCAACTCGCGCGACCGTGCGCAACAGATTCGCAGGGGAGCGGCGAAAAGAGAAACGACACTGTCACGGAATCACACTGCTAGTCTGGCACGCAGTGAGACCCACAGCCTGGCCCAACCGGCGGTCGCACCACCGGTGAACGGGTTTCCCTGATTGTCGGTCCGCCCTGCCCGAACCTTGAGAGGACCGCGCCGGCGGCGCGGCGGCGCCCGCCCGGGGGATCGGGGTCAGGGGAGCAGGCGGAGCCGCTCCACGGTGCCGGTCAGCGAGTCGCCGCCGAGGTCGAGGAAGAGCTGCCCCTCGGTCACCGTGAGGGAGAAGGCCATGCGGCGCTCGAGGCGAGCGGCGAGCTCGCCGAGCAGTGCCCGGTCCATGGCGAAGACCTCGATGGACTCGGCGCGGTGGATCCGCTGCCCCTCGTAGCCGAGGAAGAGGAGGCGCGGCTCCTTGTGCGTGTAGAGGGCGACGCGAGGGCTGGCCTTGGAGGCCTTGTGGAGACGCGCGGCGTCGGGTGCCCCGACCTCGATCCAGCTGCGCCAGGCGCCGGTCAGGTCCTTCACGAGCAGCGGCGGGTCCTCGGGGTCGGAGATGCCCCCCTTGGAGAAGGCGATGCCGTCCACGTACTCGAGGCAGTACGCGAGCACGCGCGTGAGGAGATACTCCTCGCTCTCGGATGGATGGCAGGCCGCCTTGATCGCGATCTGTTCATAGACGCCGCGGTCGACGTCATTGAGCGCGACGTCGAACGTATAGAGGGTGGCCGTGAGTGCCATCGCGGAAAGGTAGCGCGGCCTCGTGGGTCCGACCCAGTGCGGCCCGGAGCGAGCCGGGGCGCGAATGCAAGGGCGAAGTCGTGTCGTCGGCGCAACATCTGAGGCCCGGGACCGAGTATCTTTCGAGTCCACTCACGCGGGCAGCTGATGATCCAGGGATTCGAGTTCAACGACGCCGGGCGCACCTATACGT
This region of Gemmatimonadota bacterium genomic DNA includes:
- a CDS encoding YaeQ family protein, which produces MALTATLYTFDVALNDVDRGVYEQIAIKAACHPSESEEYLLTRVLAYCLEYVDGIAFSKGGISDPEDPPLLVKDLTGAWRSWIEVGAPDAARLHKASKASPRVALYTHKEPRLLFLGYEGQRIHRAESIEVFAMDRALLGELAARLERRMAFSLTVTEGQLFLDLGGDSLTGTVERLRLLP